In a genomic window of Amblyomma americanum isolate KBUSLIRL-KWMA chromosome 4, ASM5285725v1, whole genome shotgun sequence:
- the LOC144127787 gene encoding uncharacterized protein LOC144127787, giving the protein MQVIAPLWITTLFPAPLAACPPDISPEWTPALNRTDMCQPCAITASPDRALTSPVHCTLDRQLETPSPSTSSPAPAFKQLRPPASLCGLGGCATMRSLNPFCFAMQVSKPCCLYAKKSSDYFLIQLPSPQCCLAIVTECSDVIISLLLLSGDIETNPGPASLETVVTELKKLSAGQSTLIAEVTDIKNQLLTTDNLISDLSRRISALEGHYQTIQSLRTEIEGLSTHTTQATRQLCDLEDRIDEAENQSRRNNLIFYNIPDPDPSETWADSEKLLIRHCSEFLDITLDPKTIDRTHRLGRHEPDRCRPLIAKFALFKTKDEILANGRKFKNTDYSVGEDFSRRVRNVRKHLVTFAKSKTNRFSLRYKTLFIGSRRYIFDEPSQSVKEIP; this is encoded by the coding sequence atgcaggtgatcgctcccctctggattaccacgcttttccccgcccctcttgctgcctgtccaccggacatctcgccggaatggacgcccgctctcaaccgaaccgatatgtgccagccttgcgccatcaccgcttcgcccgatcgtgcgctgacctcaccagtgcactgcaccctcgacagacagttggaaacaccatcgccatcaacatcctctcccgctccagcttttaagcagcttcggccaccggcgtcgctttgtgggctcggtggctgtgccacgatgcggtcgcttaacccgttctgcttcgccatgcaggttagtaagccatgttgtctttacgctaagaaatctagtgattactttttgatacagctgccgagcccgcaatgctgccttgccattgtcactgagtgttctgatgtcattatttccttgcttttgttgtcCGGCGACATAGAGACTAACCCCGGCCCTGCCTCACTCGAAACTGTAGTTACGGAACTTAAAAAATTGTCCGCCGGTCAGTCGACATTAATCGCGGAAGTTACAGACATCAAAAACCAGTTACTAACAACAGACAACCTTATTTCTGATCTAAGCAGGCGCATCAGCGCTCTTGAAGGTCATTATCAAACCATacagtcactacgcacagagatagaaggcctaagcactcacaccacccaggcaactcgccagctctgtgatctcgaggatcgcatagacgaagcagaaaaccaatcacgaagaaacaacctcatattctacaacattccggaccctgacccatctgaaacgtgggccgactctgaaaagctactaattcgccattgctccgaatttttggacatcaccctcgaccccaaaacaatagaccgcactcaccgtcttgggcgccacgaacctgatcgctgccgtccgttaattgccaaattcgcacttttcaaaacgaaggacgaaattctagctaatggccgcaaattcaagaacactgactactccgtcggtgaagatttttcacgccgcgttcgcaatgtgcgcaaacatctagttacatttgccaaaagcaagactaaccgtttttctttgcgatacaaaaccctgttcatcggttcccgacgatatatcttcgacgaaccatcgcaatctgtaaaagagataccatag